In one Gammaproteobacteria bacterium genomic region, the following are encoded:
- the rpsT gene encoding 30S ribosomal protein S20 — translation MANSAQARKRARQAEKHREHNASLRSKLRTNIKKVVYAIEAGEKDKASELYKQAVPVIDSMAGKGVIAANKAARHKSRLNARIKAL, via the coding sequence TTGGCAAATTCAGCACAAGCCAGAAAGCGTGCCCGCCAGGCGGAAAAACATCGCGAGCATAATGCCAGCCTGCGTTCCAAGCTGCGCACCAACATTAAGAAAGTGGTCTATGCCATCGAAGCCGGTGAAAAAGACAAAGCTTCCGAGCTGTACAAACAAGCTGTGCCGGTCATAGACAGCATGGCAGGCAAGGGCGTGATCGCTGCCAACAAAGCTGCACGGCATAAAAGCCGCCTGAACGCTCGCATCAAAGCGCTGTAG
- a CDS encoding peptidylprolyl isomerase: MTDAPDSSHLIQHGSKVCLHFSLALENGLVAETTQEDGEPLEFVMGDGTFIQGLEIALLGLKPGDKQSLKIEPEVAFGLRDEANIHAMARSVFPPDMALAPDQVVGFSTPRGDEIPGTVVELNEEQVMVDFNHPLAGHELTFDVEILSVENAS; encoded by the coding sequence ATGACGGATGCACCGGACAGCTCGCACCTAATTCAACATGGATCAAAAGTGTGCTTGCACTTTAGCCTGGCGTTGGAAAACGGGTTGGTGGCGGAAACCACCCAGGAAGATGGCGAGCCTCTGGAGTTTGTAATGGGTGACGGTACTTTTATTCAAGGGCTGGAAATCGCCTTATTGGGGCTGAAACCGGGTGACAAACAAAGTTTGAAAATCGAACCGGAAGTGGCTTTCGGCTTACGCGACGAGGCCAATATTCACGCTATGGCTCGCAGCGTTTTCCCGCCGGACATGGCTTTGGCGCCGGATCAAGTGGTGGGTTTTAGTACGCCGAGGGGAGATGAAATCCCCGGTACAGTGGTAGAGTTGAATGAGGAACAGGTGATGGTGGATTTTAACCATCCGTTGGCCGGTCATGAGTTAACTTTTGATGTCGAAATTCTGTCAGTGGAAAACGCTTCATGA
- the lspA gene encoding signal peptidase II — MSSGNSMPMLKWLWLSAVVILLDMVTKAMASEMLELRHPVKILPGFYFTLMHNPGAAFSFLSDESGWQRWFLSVVAIGVSAMIMVWLMRLDKTQSRLALALSLILGGALGNVWDRLSLGYVVDFIDVYLVVFRWPAFNIADSAITIGVIIFAYDTFKVSKAEAAAKAAEQNHSDSEKAE; from the coding sequence ATGAGTAGTGGCAATAGCATGCCCATGTTGAAATGGTTATGGTTGTCCGCAGTGGTGATTTTGCTGGACATGGTGACCAAGGCAATGGCCAGTGAAATGTTGGAGCTGCGCCATCCGGTGAAAATCTTGCCGGGATTTTATTTTACCTTAATGCATAATCCCGGTGCAGCCTTTAGCTTTCTAAGCGATGAGTCCGGTTGGCAGCGCTGGTTTTTAAGCGTAGTGGCCATCGGTGTGAGTGCCATGATCATGGTTTGGTTAATGCGCTTGGATAAAACCCAATCCCGTTTAGCATTGGCATTGTCATTGATTTTGGGCGGGGCGCTGGGTAACGTGTGGGACCGCTTGAGTCTGGGTTATGTGGTCGACTTTATCGATGTGTATCTTGTCGTGTTCCGTTGGCCGGCGTTTAATATAGCCGATTCGGCCATTACCATTGGTGTGATTATTTTTGCTTACGATACCTTTAAGGTATCCAAGGCCGAAGCGGCAGCGAAAGCGGCAGAGCAAAACCACTCCGATTCCGAGAAAGCGGAATAG
- the ileS gene encoding isoleucine--tRNA ligase: MADYKDTLNLPQTAFPMKANLANREPETLKFWQESELYKKMRQLGEGRQRFILHDGPPYANGDIHIGHAVNKILKDIIVKSKTLSGFDAPYVPGWDCHGLPIELNVEKKLGKPGRKVSVEKFRQGCRDYAQKQVDGQRKDFVRLGVLGDWDNPYLTMAYQNEADIVRALGSIIKAGHVTQGFKPVHWCTDCGSALAEAEVEYEDKTSMAIDVRFSVLNEAALLERMQHPDGRCGEGPLSVVIWTTTPWTLPANQAVALNPELEYALVQSEGEHGVERLLIAEALLKDTMGRYNRDKYRVVAYCQGAELEGIKLQHPFYQREVPIILGHHVTTDAGTGAVHTAPGHGQDDYVVGTKYHLPVDNPVGNDGCFLPDTELFAGEHVFKANNHVIEVLKTKGKLVHEASLRHSYPHCWRHKTPIIFRATPQWFISMQQNGLRDSAMQAIQDTQWIPGWGQERIEGMVQNRPDWCISRQRTWGVPLAVFVHVKTGELHPETDRLIEEVAQRVEQQGIDAWFSLDKQTLLGEQAASYEKVADTLDVWFDSGVTHAAVLQRRDGLEVPADLYLEGSDQHRGWFQSSLLTSVAMRGTAPYKQVLTHGFTVDADGKKMSKSQRNTLAPQKVMNQLGADILRLWVSATDYRGEITVSDEIFKRTADAYRRMRNTARFLLGNLHGFDPQKNTVAVNDLLSLDRWAMARAAQVQEQILASYESYEFHKIYQSIHNFCNVDMGSFYLDVIKDRLYTTRAGSVARCSAQTAMYAIVQSLVRWVAPILSFTAEEIWKNIPGQEAGQGGGESVFLTTWWDFPHDLKPVSMGLDYWRQVIQVREFVSKELEKLRVAGGVGSSLEAEVDLYCGAQLYEQLAMLQDELRFVLITSYARLHRETDKPDHAEHYTLTEGDELWIAVAPSEHSKCVRCWHLREDVGQSEQHPELCGRCIDNVDGAGEDRSFT; the protein is encoded by the coding sequence GTGGCTGACTATAAAGATACCCTCAATCTGCCCCAAACCGCTTTCCCTATGAAAGCCAACTTGGCTAACCGGGAACCGGAAACGCTTAAATTCTGGCAGGAATCGGAACTGTATAAAAAAATGCGTCAATTGGGTGAAGGGCGTCAGCGTTTCATTCTGCATGACGGTCCTCCCTATGCCAATGGAGACATTCATATTGGCCATGCGGTGAATAAAATATTAAAAGACATTATCGTTAAGTCCAAAACACTCAGTGGATTTGATGCGCCCTATGTGCCCGGTTGGGATTGCCATGGTCTGCCGATTGAACTTAATGTGGAGAAAAAGTTAGGTAAACCCGGTCGCAAAGTCAGCGTGGAAAAGTTTCGCCAGGGGTGCCGCGACTACGCCCAAAAACAGGTGGATGGACAACGCAAGGATTTTGTACGCTTGGGGGTTCTGGGCGATTGGGATAATCCTTATTTGACTATGGCGTACCAGAACGAGGCCGACATAGTTCGTGCTCTGGGTTCCATTATTAAGGCTGGACATGTCACTCAGGGATTTAAACCGGTGCATTGGTGTACCGATTGCGGTTCCGCCTTGGCCGAGGCAGAAGTGGAATATGAAGATAAAACTTCCATGGCCATCGATGTACGTTTCAGTGTACTCAACGAAGCGGCGCTGTTGGAACGCATGCAACATCCCGACGGGCGCTGTGGCGAAGGCCCCTTGTCTGTGGTGATCTGGACCACTACTCCCTGGACATTGCCTGCTAACCAAGCCGTGGCACTGAATCCTGAACTGGAATATGCCCTGGTGCAGTCCGAGGGCGAGCACGGCGTAGAGCGCTTGCTGATTGCCGAAGCGCTATTAAAAGATACCATGGGGCGCTATAACCGGGATAAATACCGGGTGGTAGCCTATTGCCAAGGTGCAGAGTTGGAGGGCATCAAGCTGCAACATCCGTTTTATCAGCGTGAAGTGCCCATCATCCTGGGGCATCACGTTACCACCGATGCGGGTACCGGCGCAGTACACACCGCTCCCGGGCATGGTCAGGACGACTATGTGGTGGGTACCAAGTATCATTTGCCGGTGGATAACCCGGTGGGTAATGACGGCTGTTTTTTACCGGATACGGAGTTATTTGCCGGTGAACATGTGTTCAAAGCCAATAACCATGTCATTGAAGTATTGAAAACCAAGGGTAAGCTGGTGCATGAGGCATCCTTGCGACACAGCTATCCTCATTGCTGGCGTCACAAAACCCCGATTATCTTTCGGGCCACACCCCAGTGGTTTATCAGTATGCAACAAAATGGTCTGCGCGATTCCGCTATGCAAGCCATTCAGGATACACAGTGGATTCCCGGTTGGGGACAGGAGCGTATCGAAGGCATGGTACAAAACCGCCCTGATTGGTGTATTTCACGTCAGCGTACCTGGGGTGTGCCTCTGGCTGTATTTGTTCATGTCAAAACCGGCGAGTTGCATCCGGAGACGGATCGACTGATTGAGGAAGTCGCCCAGCGAGTGGAGCAGCAAGGCATCGATGCCTGGTTTTCCTTGGACAAGCAAACCCTATTAGGCGAACAGGCAGCGAGCTATGAAAAAGTCGCGGATACTCTGGACGTGTGGTTCGATTCCGGTGTGACCCACGCCGCCGTATTGCAACGCCGCGATGGCCTGGAGGTACCTGCGGACCTATACCTGGAGGGTTCCGATCAGCATCGCGGTTGGTTTCAGTCCTCTTTACTGACTTCAGTGGCTATGCGCGGTACCGCACCGTACAAACAAGTGTTGACCCACGGATTTACTGTGGATGCGGATGGTAAGAAAATGTCCAAGTCTCAGAGAAATACTTTGGCACCGCAAAAAGTCATGAACCAGTTGGGTGCCGATATTTTACGTTTATGGGTATCCGCCACGGATTATCGCGGCGAGATTACAGTATCTGATGAAATCTTCAAACGTACTGCCGATGCTTATCGACGTATGCGTAATACGGCACGGTTCTTACTGGGTAATTTGCATGGGTTTGATCCGCAGAAAAATACCGTTGCTGTAAATGATCTGCTGTCCTTGGATCGCTGGGCCATGGCTCGTGCGGCTCAAGTACAGGAACAGATCCTGGCCTCTTATGAGAGCTATGAGTTTCACAAGATTTATCAAAGCATTCATAATTTCTGCAATGTCGACATGGGCAGTTTTTATCTGGATGTGATCAAGGACCGCTTATACACGACGCGGGCAGGCAGTGTGGCTCGATGTTCAGCACAGACAGCCATGTATGCCATTGTCCAGTCGCTGGTACGTTGGGTTGCGCCCATTTTGAGTTTTACGGCTGAAGAAATCTGGAAAAACATTCCCGGTCAGGAAGCGGGGCAGGGAGGAGGGGAATCGGTATTTTTGACTACTTGGTGGGATTTTCCCCATGATCTAAAACCGGTGTCCATGGGTTTGGATTATTGGCGTCAGGTGATCCAGGTGCGTGAGTTTGTTTCCAAAGAATTGGAAAAACTGCGTGTGGCCGGTGGGGTGGGTTCTTCCCTGGAAGCGGAAGTGGATTTGTATTGCGGTGCTCAGTTGTACGAACAACTGGCTATGTTGCAGGATGAGCTGCGGTTTGTCTTGATTACCTCTTATGCCCGCTTGCACCGCGAAACGGATAAGCCGGACCATGCTGAGCATTACACCCTGACGGAGGGTGATGAGCTCTGGATTGCAGTGGCACCTTCGGAGCATAGTAAGTGTGTGCGTTGTTGGCATTTGCGCGAAGACGTGGGCCAATCCGAGCAGCATCCCGAGTTGTGCGGTCGCTGCATTGACAATGTGGACGGGGCGGGTGAAGACCGTTCATTTACGTGA
- the murJ gene encoding murein biosynthesis integral membrane protein MurJ, giving the protein MSRKLFKSTAIVSGNTFLSRISGLVRDVVFARYFGADGLTDAFFIAFKIPNFLRRLFAEGAFSQAFVPVLSEYKTTKEHEEVRELARNVTGTLGLILFVITLIGVIAAPILVMVFATGYMDDAPRQEITATMLRITFPYILFISLTALAGGVLNSYGKFGIPAFTPVLLNLCMIAAAIWLSPHMEQPIVALAWGVFAAGALQLAFQIPFIWQLKLLAWPKWGWRDSGVKKIIDLMIPALFGSSVQQLNLLFDVWIATFLAAGSISWLYYADRLVEFPFGVFGVAVATVILPSLSAKHAGADADKFNRTLDWAMRWVMVIGTPAAVGLIALSGPMIITIFHYGEFKGHDMHMTQLALMAYSVGLLGFIYVKVLSPGYFARQDTKTPVKIAIKSVGVKMLFTVLLVGGMLVWAYEAPHVGLAAATAISAIFNSLMLLRGLRRDGVYKAQSGWGLLILRVLVACVLMTASMYLAFADMSPWLEASVYERVLRLGMWVGIGGAVYFSTLYILGMNFKALLKHG; this is encoded by the coding sequence ATGAGCCGAAAACTGTTTAAATCCACCGCGATCGTCAGTGGGAATACCTTCTTGTCCCGTATCTCCGGCTTGGTACGTGATGTGGTATTTGCCCGTTATTTCGGCGCTGATGGCCTGACCGACGCTTTTTTTATTGCCTTTAAGATTCCGAATTTTTTGCGGCGTTTGTTTGCGGAAGGTGCCTTTTCCCAAGCCTTTGTACCTGTACTGAGCGAGTATAAAACCACAAAGGAGCATGAGGAGGTGCGGGAACTGGCGCGTAATGTCACCGGCACCCTGGGTTTAATCTTATTTGTTATTACCCTTATCGGGGTTATTGCCGCGCCTATACTGGTGATGGTGTTTGCTACCGGCTATATGGACGATGCGCCGCGTCAGGAAATTACCGCTACCATGCTGCGTATCACTTTTCCCTATATTCTGTTTATTTCCCTCACGGCGCTGGCCGGGGGTGTGCTGAACAGTTACGGTAAGTTCGGTATTCCGGCATTTACCCCGGTGTTGCTGAATTTGTGCATGATAGCCGCAGCCATTTGGCTTTCGCCTCATATGGAACAACCCATCGTGGCCCTGGCTTGGGGGGTGTTTGCCGCCGGGGCGTTGCAGTTGGCATTTCAAATCCCATTTATTTGGCAGTTGAAATTACTGGCCTGGCCCAAGTGGGGGTGGCGTGATTCAGGGGTTAAAAAAATCATAGACTTGATGATTCCCGCTTTGTTCGGCTCCTCGGTACAGCAACTTAACTTACTGTTCGATGTGTGGATTGCCACTTTTTTAGCCGCGGGGAGCATTTCCTGGTTGTACTATGCGGATCGTTTGGTGGAGTTTCCCTTTGGCGTTTTTGGTGTGGCTGTGGCCACAGTCATCTTGCCGAGCTTGTCGGCCAAACATGCCGGCGCAGATGCTGATAAGTTTAACCGAACTCTGGATTGGGCCATGCGCTGGGTTATGGTCATCGGCACTCCGGCGGCCGTAGGTTTGATAGCCCTGTCCGGTCCCATGATTATTACCATTTTTCACTATGGTGAATTCAAGGGACATGATATGCACATGACTCAGTTGGCCTTAATGGCTTACTCCGTGGGCTTGTTGGGATTCATCTATGTTAAAGTGTTGTCGCCGGGGTATTTTGCCCGACAGGATACCAAAACTCCGGTAAAAATCGCTATTAAATCCGTGGGTGTTAAAATGCTGTTTACCGTTTTATTGGTCGGCGGTATGTTGGTTTGGGCCTATGAGGCGCCCCATGTGGGCCTGGCGGCAGCGACAGCAATTTCCGCCATTTTCAATTCCCTGATGTTATTACGGGGTTTGCGTCGGGACGGGGTTTATAAAGCCCAAAGTGGCTGGGGTTTATTGATTCTACGGGTTTTGGTGGCATGTGTGTTGATGACGGCTTCCATGTACCTGGCTTTTGCCGACATGTCGCCCTGGCTGGAGGCTTCCGTGTATGAGCGGGTTTTGCGGCTGGGTATGTGGGTGGGTATCGGCGGCGCGGTTTATTTTTCTACCTTGTATATCCTGGGTATGAATTTTAAGGCTCTACTAAAACACGGTTGA
- the ribF gene encoding bifunctional riboflavin kinase/FAD synthetase, protein MELIRGLHNLREQHRHCVATIGNFDGVHLGHQAVIDQCLEKAVQLGLPCVVISFEPQPQEFFRKDQAPPRLTRLREKLQALKPHHLDRVLCLRFDDHLAGLSAAEFVDTVLVQGLDVKYLVVGDDFRFGKDRSGDFAFLQSSGAAAGFEVCNTRSFLRDGERVSSTRIRQALEQGDFMLAQQLLGRPYGMCGRVAHGDKRGRTIGFPTANIYLHRCNTPVLGVYAVLMTGLGGEARQGVANIGNRPTVDGQRTLLEVHLFDFDAEIYGVYVEVLFIQKIRSEQRFESFEALKQQIHKDAVAARAIFAGSEA, encoded by the coding sequence ATGGAATTAATTCGGGGTTTACACAATCTACGCGAGCAGCATCGCCATTGCGTTGCCACCATTGGCAACTTTGACGGCGTGCATTTGGGACATCAGGCAGTGATTGATCAGTGTCTGGAAAAAGCTGTCCAACTGGGTTTGCCCTGTGTGGTGATCAGCTTCGAGCCACAACCACAGGAGTTTTTTCGAAAAGATCAGGCGCCGCCGCGGTTGACCCGGTTGAGGGAAAAGCTGCAAGCCTTGAAACCGCACCATTTGGATCGGGTGTTGTGTCTGCGATTTGACGACCATTTGGCCGGTTTGTCCGCGGCGGAGTTTGTGGATACCGTACTGGTACAAGGGTTGGATGTAAAATATCTGGTGGTTGGGGATGACTTTCGCTTCGGTAAAGACCGCAGCGGCGATTTTGCGTTTTTGCAAAGCAGTGGCGCGGCAGCGGGATTTGAGGTTTGCAATACTCGTTCTTTTCTTCGCGACGGCGAACGTGTGAGTAGTACGCGCATACGCCAGGCATTGGAACAGGGAGATTTCATGCTGGCCCAGCAGTTATTGGGGCGGCCTTATGGCATGTGCGGGCGGGTGGCTCACGGGGATAAACGCGGTCGCACCATTGGTTTTCCTACAGCCAATATCTATTTACACCGGTGCAATACTCCTGTGTTGGGGGTATACGCGGTACTCATGACCGGTTTGGGTGGCGAGGCCCGTCAAGGTGTGGCCAATATTGGTAACCGGCCCACGGTGGATGGGCAGCGAACCTTGCTGGAAGTACATTTGTTCGATTTTGATGCAGAGATTTATGGGGTTTATGTGGAAGTGTTGTTTATACAAAAAATTCGTAGTGAGCAGCGGTTCGAATCCTTCGAGGCTTTGAAACAGCAAATTCACAAAGATGCTGTCGCTGCCAGAGCGATTTTTGCTGGTAGCGAAGCCTGA